The Deltaproteobacteria bacterium region CACCTCACCGCGCGCATCGCCGTCGCCTACATCCGCGGACTGCAAGCCCGCAACGTCGGCGCCTGCATCAAACACTTCGTCTGCAACGACTCGGAGTTCGAACGCCACTCGATCAGCTCGCAAGTGGGCGAGCGCGCGCTGCGCGAGATCTACCTCGCGCCGTTCGAGGCCGCGGTGGCCGAGGCCGAACCGTGGTCGGTGATGGCGGCGTACAACCGCATCAACGGAATCTTCGCCTGCGCCAATCGGCGTCTGCTCATCGACATCCTCAAACGCGAGTGGAAGTTCGCCGGTCTGGTGATTTCCGATTGGCTCGCGGTGCAAGACACGGTCGAGACCGCCAGCGCCGGCACTGATTTGGAGATGCCGGGCCCACCGCGGTTCTACGGACGCGCGTTGGCGGCGGCGGTACAGCGTGGCGAAGTGCCTGAGTCGGCCGTCGACGACAAGGTCCGCCGCCTGCTGCGAGTCATCTGGCTCTCGGGCCGGCGCGAACAGCCGGAGGAAATCGCCGAGCATGCCGTCGATCGCCCGGAGCACCGCGCATTGGCGCGCCGAGTCGCCGCCGAAGGCATGGTCCTGCTCAAGAACGAGCAAGCGACGCTGCCGCTCGCTATCGCGAAGCTGCGCACGCTCGCGGTGATCGGACCCAATGCCCGCGTCGGCGTCATTCAAGGCGGCGGCAGCTCGATCGTGCGGCCGCACTACGCCGTGCATCCGCTCGCGGCGTTGCGAGAACGCTGCGGCGAACGGGTGAACGTCATTCATGCGGCGGGCTGTCGCATCGACCGTTACTGCCCGCGCCCAGAAGCCGCCTTCTTTCAACCACTCGATGACGGTCGCGGGCTGCGCATCGAATACTTCGACAGCGACGATCTCAGCGGTCCCGTCGTCGCCAGCCGCACTGTGCGCGGCGTGACCTGGGCGTGGTTCGATCCGCTCCCCGGCCTGTCCGCGCCGAATCGATTCTCGGCGCGCTGGATGGGCACGATCGTGCCGGCGCACAGCGGGCGTTACGTGTTCGGGCTCAGCGCGATCGGTCGCTGCCGCATGTTCATCGACGGCGCGGCGGTGCTCGACAACTGGAGCGATCCGCAACCGGGAGAGTTGTTCTTCGGGCGCAGCTCGCGCGAAGTCAGAGCCGGCGTTGATCTGATCGTGGGAAAACCCGCGGCGGTGGTGATCGAGTACAGCTCGCAGGGACCGGGGCTCGCCGCGATTCGCTTCGGCGTGGTGCCACCGGAGGCCAGCGATCTGATGGCGGAGGCGGTCAACGCCGCGGCCAGCGCGGATGCCGCGATCGTGATCGTTGGCACTGACGGCGATTGGGAAACCGAGGGCAGCGACCGCGTCGACATGCACCTGCCCGGCCGGCAGAACGAACTGATCGAGCGCGTCGCCGCCGCCAATCGAAACACCGTCGTCGTGCTCAACACCGGGAGCCCGGTGACGATGGACTGGCGCGCGCGCGTGCCGGCGGTGGTACAAGCATGGTTCCCCGGCCAAGAGTTCGGCAACGCGCTGGCCGACGTATTGTTCGGCGACGTCGATCCGGGCGGACGCCTGCCGACAACGTTCCCGCGGCGTCTGCAAGATAACCCGGCTTTCATCAACTACCCCGGCGAAAACGGCGAGGTCGTCTACGGCGAGGGCATCTTCGTCGGCTATCGCTACTACGACACCAAGGAGATCACGCCCCTGTTCCCATTCGGCCACGGGCTGTCGTACACGACGTTCGCGTACAGCGACGCAGCGACAGCGCACCTCGACGGCGCGGTCGAAGTAACGGTGACAGTTGCCAACGTCGGCGAGCGGACGGGCACCGAGGTCGTGCAGCTGTACGTACGCGATCGGGAGGCCAGTCTGGCGCGGCCGGACAAGGAGTTGAAGGCGTTCGCCAAGATCGCGTTGCGAGCAGGAGAGCGCACGACAGTGCGATTCCGCTTCGGCCAGCGCGCCTTTGCGTTCTACGATCCAGCGCGCGCAAACCCGAAATGGATCGCCGAGCCCGGCGAGTTCGAATTCCTCATCGGCTCGTCGAGTCGCAACATCCACGCGGTGGTCCCGTTCGCGCTGAGCGAGACGATCACGGCGGACGTTTCGGATGTGTCATCCTGAGCCGCCTCGCGCCGCCACCCGCACCTTGATTCAAATTTCAATGGCTGGCCCCGAGCCTCTCCCCGTGGCCCGATCTCGCCAAGAAATAGTGCGCCCGCGTGCGCGCCGCTCCCGGGCGAGCGGTTCGTAGTCCGACTCACGTCCGCTTCACGGTGTCACCAGGACTTACAACCCCTGTGGCGATGTCGGAAACGGGGCAGGTAAGCCCCTCGCGGTAGCCGTTTTTCGGACGAAGGGCCACCGCATCAGTAGATTGCACCGGTCGGCCCGAGGGACGTGTGGCTGCTCACCTGCCGGTGGAGGTCGGAACGCACAATCTCGAGTTTTGGGCCGCCCCGGGTGAGGATGCGCGTCAGAACGGCTGGCCACGTCTCGCTTCGAAGTTTGACGGCCTCTTTCACCTTAGGCAGAGTTCGCCCCAGTGGCGCTGAACTCTCCATACCTGTTACTACCTGCCTCAACTGAGGGAGAAGCCCCGCGAAGCCAAGGCGGATGGGACACTCGACCAGTGCATCGCGAACAGTTCTCTGTGCCTCACGATGAAGCCGCAGATGGCAGCGGAGAAGCGACCTCCGAAGCGGGCGA contains the following coding sequences:
- a CDS encoding glycoside hydrolase family 3 C-terminal domain-containing protein; the protein is MDQWIESTLTHLTLDEKALLLGGVDFGHTRAIERLGVPSIKMTDGPNGARGNPDGTATAVCFPVGTALAATWNVELLGEVGAALADEAKTKGAQILLGPTVNIHRSPLAGRNFECYSEDPHLTARIAVAYIRGLQARNVGACIKHFVCNDSEFERHSISSQVGERALREIYLAPFEAAVAEAEPWSVMAAYNRINGIFACANRRLLIDILKREWKFAGLVISDWLAVQDTVETASAGTDLEMPGPPRFYGRALAAAVQRGEVPESAVDDKVRRLLRVIWLSGRREQPEEIAEHAVDRPEHRALARRVAAEGMVLLKNEQATLPLAIAKLRTLAVIGPNARVGVIQGGGSSIVRPHYAVHPLAALRERCGERVNVIHAAGCRIDRYCPRPEAAFFQPLDDGRGLRIEYFDSDDLSGPVVASRTVRGVTWAWFDPLPGLSAPNRFSARWMGTIVPAHSGRYVFGLSAIGRCRMFIDGAAVLDNWSDPQPGELFFGRSSREVRAGVDLIVGKPAAVVIEYSSQGPGLAAIRFGVVPPEASDLMAEAVNAAASADAAIVIVGTDGDWETEGSDRVDMHLPGRQNELIERVAAANRNTVVVLNTGSPVTMDWRARVPAVVQAWFPGQEFGNALADVLFGDVDPGGRLPTTFPRRLQDNPAFINYPGENGEVVYGEGIFVGYRYYDTKEITPLFPFGHGLSYTTFAYSDAATAHLDGAVEVTVTVANVGERTGTEVVQLYVRDREASLARPDKELKAFAKIALRAGERTTVRFRFGQRAFAFYDPARANPKWIAEPGEFEFLIGSSSRNIHAVVPFALSETITADVSDVSS